From one Gossypium hirsutum isolate 1008001.06 chromosome D08, Gossypium_hirsutum_v2.1, whole genome shotgun sequence genomic stretch:
- the LOC107900905 gene encoding uncharacterized protein isoform X2 — translation MANPSSKATVPGSRELQTSSTSPGGAATSTKSDDGANPYEPQVMGFLKRVGMHDPNVENYSSRDFYSNLLCNTLKTHTVRRGHVTCFATVTPAVANYFGGLHGGAVAAIAERVAIATTRTVVGEDKEIFLVDLGMSYLSAAPKDSSLGCT, via the exons ATGGCAAACCCCTCTTCCAAAGCTACAGTTCCTGGTTCCCGGGAGCTGCAAACGTCATCAACTTCACCTGGTGGGGCTGCTACCTCCACCAAATCCGATGACGGAGCTAACCCCTACGAGCCTCAAGTTATGGGTTTCTTGAAAAGGGTAGGAATGCACGATCCCAATGTAGAAAACTACAGTTCCAGAGACTTCTACTCCAATTTATTATGCAACACCCTCAAGACCCACACTGTCCGACGTGGCCACGTCACCTGCTTCGCCACCGTCACACCCGCTGTCGCC AATTATTTTGGTGGGTTACATGGAGGGGCCGTTGCGGCGATAGCGGAAAGGGTGGCGATTGCGACGACTAGGACGGTGGTCGGTGAGGATAAGGAAATTTTCCTTGTTGATTTGGGGATGTCTTATCTCTCTGCTGCTCCGAAAGAT TCTTCCTTGGGATGTACATAA
- the LOC107900905 gene encoding uncharacterized protein isoform X1 — MANPSSKATVPGSRELQTSSTSPGGAATSTKSDDGANPYEPQVMGFLKRVGMHDPNVENYSSRDFYSNLLCNTLKTHTVRRGHVTCFATVTPAVANYFGGLHGGAVAAIAERVAIATTRTVVGEDKEIFLVDLGMSYLSAAPKDAELIVDGAVVKSGRNITAVSIEFKMKKTGKLLFTSRATFHNSPLAKL; from the exons ATGGCAAACCCCTCTTCCAAAGCTACAGTTCCTGGTTCCCGGGAGCTGCAAACGTCATCAACTTCACCTGGTGGGGCTGCTACCTCCACCAAATCCGATGACGGAGCTAACCCCTACGAGCCTCAAGTTATGGGTTTCTTGAAAAGGGTAGGAATGCACGATCCCAATGTAGAAAACTACAGTTCCAGAGACTTCTACTCCAATTTATTATGCAACACCCTCAAGACCCACACTGTCCGACGTGGCCACGTCACCTGCTTCGCCACCGTCACACCCGCTGTCGCC AATTATTTTGGTGGGTTACATGGAGGGGCCGTTGCGGCGATAGCGGAAAGGGTGGCGATTGCGACGACTAGGACGGTGGTCGGTGAGGATAAGGAAATTTTCCTTGTTGATTTGGGGATGTCTTATCTCTCTGCTGCTCCGAAAGAT GCAGAGCTGATTGTTGATGGAGCTGTAGTGAAAAGTGGAAGGAATATAACTGCAGTTTCTATTGAATTCAAGATGAAGAAAACTGGGAAACTGCTCTTTACTTCTCGTGCTACCTTCCATAATTCACCCCTTGCCAAGTTGTGA